The following proteins are co-located in the Deinococcus aerius genome:
- the rsmG gene encoding 16S rRNA (guanine(527)-N(7))-methyltransferase RsmG has translation MTPEGQTLLVEGASELGLELDAGQVEGFARLLALLREASAQMNLTALHDERDIVLKHFVDSLTCLRGGWLEGGLRVLDLGTGAGFPALPLALVRPDLQLVPMDATRKKVEFVGRAAQALGLENVHPLVGRAETLGRELGQRETYDRVVTRAVAALPVLAELALPFLRGGGLLVAQKGPIAPEELEAGRRAAAEVGGEVRGVEPFTLPVAGDARTLVVVEKTSPTPDRYPRREGVPGRKPLFWRAT, from the coding sequence GTGACGCCGGAAGGCCAGACCCTGCTGGTGGAGGGCGCGTCGGAACTGGGGCTGGAATTGGACGCCGGACAGGTGGAGGGGTTCGCCCGGCTGCTCGCCCTCCTGCGGGAAGCCTCCGCCCAGATGAACCTCACCGCCCTTCATGACGAGCGGGACATCGTGCTCAAGCACTTCGTGGACTCGCTGACCTGCCTGCGTGGCGGCTGGTTGGAGGGGGGACTGCGGGTCCTCGACCTGGGCACGGGCGCCGGGTTCCCCGCCCTCCCGCTCGCGTTGGTGCGGCCTGACCTCCAGCTCGTTCCCATGGACGCGACGCGCAAGAAGGTGGAGTTCGTGGGCCGGGCGGCGCAGGCCCTCGGGCTGGAAAATGTCCACCCGCTTGTCGGACGCGCCGAGACCCTGGGGCGGGAACTGGGACAGCGTGAAACCTACGACCGGGTGGTGACGCGGGCCGTCGCGGCACTCCCCGTCCTGGCCGAACTCGCGCTGCCGTTCCTGCGGGGAGGTGGACTGCTCGTGGCGCAGAAGGGGCCGATCGCGCCGGAGGAACTGGAGGCCGGAAGGCGGGCCGCCGCCGAGGTGGGGGGCGAGGTGCGGGGCGTGGAGCCCTTCACGCTGCCGGTCGCCGGGGATGCCCGCACCCTGGTCGTGGTCGAGAAGACCAGCCCCACCCCCGACCGCTACCCCCGGCGGGAGGGCGTACCGGGCCGCAAGCCGTTATTCTGGCGGGCGACGTGA
- a CDS encoding ParA family protein: protein MKTLGVVNQKGGVGKTTTAINLAAYLAAGGRRVLLIDMDPQANATSGLGLRGAGQGLYEALGEPGRVAEFVQATSQPGLDVLPATPDLAGAGVELADDPDALARLLASVQGYDIVLIDAPPSLGPLTVNVLAASDALLIPLQAEYFALEGLAGLMETVERVQGGLNPRLKVLGVAITMFDGRTNLAQEVETMVRQHFGELVFWSVVPRNVRLSEAPSFAKPINAFAPLSSGAAAYKRLSEEVMQRVEKI, encoded by the coding sequence GTGAAGACCCTCGGAGTCGTGAATCAGAAGGGCGGGGTGGGGAAGACGACGACCGCCATCAACCTCGCCGCATACCTGGCGGCGGGGGGACGCCGGGTCCTCCTCATCGACATGGACCCCCAGGCGAACGCCACCAGCGGGCTGGGCCTGCGCGGCGCGGGGCAGGGGCTCTACGAGGCGCTGGGCGAGCCAGGCCGGGTGGCCGAGTTCGTGCAGGCCACCTCGCAGCCGGGGCTGGACGTGTTGCCCGCCACCCCCGACCTCGCCGGAGCGGGCGTGGAACTCGCCGACGACCCGGATGCCCTCGCGCGGCTCCTCGCCAGCGTGCAGGGCTACGACATCGTCCTCATCGACGCGCCGCCCAGCCTGGGGCCGCTGACCGTCAATGTCCTGGCCGCCTCCGACGCCCTGCTGATCCCCCTCCAGGCGGAATACTTCGCGCTGGAGGGCCTCGCCGGGCTGATGGAGACGGTGGAGCGGGTGCAGGGCGGCCTCAATCCCCGCCTGAAGGTGCTCGGCGTGGCGATCACCATGTTCGATGGGCGGACGAACCTGGCGCAGGAGGTCGAGACGATGGTGCGGCAGCATTTCGGGGAACTGGTGTTCTGGTCGGTGGTGCCGCGCAACGTCCGGCTTTCCGAGGCGCCCAGCTTCGCCAAGCCCATCAACGCCTTTGCGCCCCTGTCGAGCGGCGCGGCGGCGTACAAGCGCCTGAGCGAGGAGGTGATGCAGCGTGTCGAAAAAATCTAG